The following proteins come from a genomic window of Elgaria multicarinata webbii isolate HBS135686 ecotype San Diego chromosome 10, rElgMul1.1.pri, whole genome shotgun sequence:
- the SMARCAD1 gene encoding SWI/SNF-related matrix-associated actin-dependent regulator of chromatin subfamily A containing DEAD/H box 1 isoform X2: MIQQFTKMCRTNGLSEDIIWNCKTLLRERDVVLKLMNKCEEISNKLNKQVTRITRDGEGGWNIEQPSILNPSMELKPYQKIGLNWLALLHKHSLNGILADEMGLGKTIQAIAFLAYLYQVGDIGPHLIVVPASTIDNWIREVNLWCPELQVLFYYGSQEDRRHLRMDIHNKVVDFNVIVTTYNCAISSPEDRSLFRRMNLNYAIFDEGHMLKNMGSVRYQHLMTINAKNRLLLTGTPVQNNLLELMSLLNFVMPHMFSSSTSEIRRIFSSKAKASEEHSIYEKERIVHAKQIIKPFILRRVKEEVLKQLPPKKDIVERCEMSEKQEQLYQDLFSCLKKSIDSQEKNSEMGNVMMQLRKMANHPLLHRQYYTSEKLKVMSKLMLKEPTHCEANPDLIFEDMSVMTDYELHLLCKQYANINEFKLEMDLILDSGKFRALTNILSDFKEKGDRVVLFSQFTMMLDILELLLKHQEHRYLRLDGKTQIADRIHLIDEFNSDMGIFIFLLSTKAGGLGINLTSANVVILHDIDCNPYNDKQAEDRCHRVGQTREVKVIRLISKGTIEESMLRISQQKLKLEQDMTAADAGEEGAIPADIATLLKTSLGL; the protein is encoded by the exons ATGATCCAGCAG TTTACAAAAATGTGCCGAACCAATGGCTTGTCGGAAGATATTATATGGAACTGCAAAACGTTACTAAGAGAGAGGGATGTTGTGTTAAAACTTATGAACAAATGTGAAGAGATCTCAAATAAACTGAACAAGCAAGTGACAAGGATCACCAGAGATGGAGAAGGTGGCTGGAATATTGAGCAGCCTTCCATTCTGAATCCAAG CATGGAGCTTAAGCCATATCAGAAGATTGGTTTAAATTGGCTAGCACTTTTGCATAAACATTCACTGAATGGTATTTTAGCTGATGAAATG GGTTTAGGAAAAACCATTCAAGCGATTGCATTTCTGGCATATCTTTACCAAGTGGGTGATATAGGTCCACATTTGATTGTAGTGCCAGCATCAACAATAG ATAACTGGATAAGAGAAGTTAATCTGTGGTGTCCTGAACTCCAAGTCTTATTTTATTATG GATCTCAAGAAGACAGGAGGCATCTCAGAATGGATAtccataataaagttgtggaTTTCAATGTGATTGTGACAAC GTATAATTGTGCAATTAGCAGTCCCGAAGACCGTAGTTTGTTTCGCCGGATGAATCTTAATTATGCAATCTTTGATGAAGGTCATATGTTAAAAAACATGGGCTCTGTTCGCTATCAGCACCTAATGACTATTAAC GCAAAAAACCGTTTGCTGCTAACAGGAACTCCAGTTCAAAACAATCTTCTAGAACTTATGTCCctcctgaattttgtgatgccacACATGTTCAGTAGTAGTACCAGTGAAATTCGGAGAATATTCTCTTCTAAAGCA AAAGCATCAGAGGAGCATAGTATATATGAAAAAGAGAGAATTGTACATGCCAAGCAGATAATAAAACCATTCATCCTGAGAAGAGTAAAAGAAGAG GTCCTCAAACAACTACCTCCCAAAAAAGATATTGTTGAGCGGTGTGAAATGTCTGAAAAACAAGAACAACTATACCAGGATCTCTTCAGCTGCTTAAAAAAATCTATTGACAGTCAAG AAAAGAATTCAGAAATGGGCAATGTCATGATGCAGCTAAGAAAAATGGCCAATCATCCTCTGTTACATCGCCAGTATTATACCTCTGAAAAACTTAAGGTGATGTCAAAACTCATGCTCAAG GAGCCTACACACTGTGAAGCAAACCCTGACCTTATATTTGAAGACATGTCTGTGATGACAGATTACGAATTGCATTTGCTTTGTAAACAGTATGCAAATATTAATGAATTCAAGCTTGAGATGGACCTGATTTTGGATTCTGGAAAATTTAGAGCACTGACAAACATTTTGTCAGACTTCAAAGAAAAG GGTGATAGAGTTGTCCTGTTCAGCCAATTTACTATGATGCTGGACATCCTAGAGCTTCTCCTGAAACATCAAGAACATCGATACCTTAGGCTGGATGGAAAGACGCAGATTGCTGACAG gatACATCTGATAGACGAGTTCAATTCCGATATGGGCATCTTTATCTTTTTACTTTCAACTAAAGCTGGGGGTCTTGGGATTAATCTGACCTCAGCCAATGTGGTTATCCTTCATGACATTGACTGTAACCCTTATAATGATAAGCAGGCTGAAGACCGATGCCATAGAGTAGGACAAACTAG AGAAGTGAAAGTTATAAGGCTCATAAGCAAAGGAACTATAGAAGAATCCATGCTCAGAATCAGTCAGCAAAAGTTAAAACTAGAACAAGACATGACTGCAGCAGATGCAG
- the SMARCAD1 gene encoding SWI/SNF-related matrix-associated actin-dependent regulator of chromatin subfamily A containing DEAD/H box 1 isoform X3: MCRTNGLSEDIIWNCKTLLRERDVVLKLMNKCEEISNKLNKQVTRITRDGEGGWNIEQPSILNPSMELKPYQKIGLNWLALLHKHSLNGILADEMGLGKTIQAIAFLAYLYQVGDIGPHLIVVPASTIDNWIREVNLWCPELQVLFYYGSQEDRRHLRMDIHNKVVDFNVIVTTYNCAISSPEDRSLFRRMNLNYAIFDEGHMLKNMGSVRYQHLMTINAKNRLLLTGTPVQNNLLELMSLLNFVMPHMFSSSTSEIRRIFSSKAKASEEHSIYEKERIVHAKQIIKPFILRRVKEEVLKQLPPKKDIVERCEMSEKQEQLYQDLFSCLKKSIDSQEKNSEMGNVMMQLRKMANHPLLHRQYYTSEKLKVMSKLMLKEPTHCEANPDLIFEDMSVMTDYELHLLCKQYANINEFKLEMDLILDSGKFRALTNILSDFKEKGDRVVLFSQFTMMLDILELLLKHQEHRYLRLDGKTQIADRIHLIDEFNSDMGIFIFLLSTKAGGLGINLTSANVVILHDIDCNPYNDKQAEDRCHRVGQTREVKVIRLISKGTIEESMLRISQQKLKLEQDMTAADAGEEGAIPADIATLLKTSLGL; this comes from the exons ATGTGCCGAACCAATGGCTTGTCGGAAGATATTATATGGAACTGCAAAACGTTACTAAGAGAGAGGGATGTTGTGTTAAAACTTATGAACAAATGTGAAGAGATCTCAAATAAACTGAACAAGCAAGTGACAAGGATCACCAGAGATGGAGAAGGTGGCTGGAATATTGAGCAGCCTTCCATTCTGAATCCAAG CATGGAGCTTAAGCCATATCAGAAGATTGGTTTAAATTGGCTAGCACTTTTGCATAAACATTCACTGAATGGTATTTTAGCTGATGAAATG GGTTTAGGAAAAACCATTCAAGCGATTGCATTTCTGGCATATCTTTACCAAGTGGGTGATATAGGTCCACATTTGATTGTAGTGCCAGCATCAACAATAG ATAACTGGATAAGAGAAGTTAATCTGTGGTGTCCTGAACTCCAAGTCTTATTTTATTATG GATCTCAAGAAGACAGGAGGCATCTCAGAATGGATAtccataataaagttgtggaTTTCAATGTGATTGTGACAAC GTATAATTGTGCAATTAGCAGTCCCGAAGACCGTAGTTTGTTTCGCCGGATGAATCTTAATTATGCAATCTTTGATGAAGGTCATATGTTAAAAAACATGGGCTCTGTTCGCTATCAGCACCTAATGACTATTAAC GCAAAAAACCGTTTGCTGCTAACAGGAACTCCAGTTCAAAACAATCTTCTAGAACTTATGTCCctcctgaattttgtgatgccacACATGTTCAGTAGTAGTACCAGTGAAATTCGGAGAATATTCTCTTCTAAAGCA AAAGCATCAGAGGAGCATAGTATATATGAAAAAGAGAGAATTGTACATGCCAAGCAGATAATAAAACCATTCATCCTGAGAAGAGTAAAAGAAGAG GTCCTCAAACAACTACCTCCCAAAAAAGATATTGTTGAGCGGTGTGAAATGTCTGAAAAACAAGAACAACTATACCAGGATCTCTTCAGCTGCTTAAAAAAATCTATTGACAGTCAAG AAAAGAATTCAGAAATGGGCAATGTCATGATGCAGCTAAGAAAAATGGCCAATCATCCTCTGTTACATCGCCAGTATTATACCTCTGAAAAACTTAAGGTGATGTCAAAACTCATGCTCAAG GAGCCTACACACTGTGAAGCAAACCCTGACCTTATATTTGAAGACATGTCTGTGATGACAGATTACGAATTGCATTTGCTTTGTAAACAGTATGCAAATATTAATGAATTCAAGCTTGAGATGGACCTGATTTTGGATTCTGGAAAATTTAGAGCACTGACAAACATTTTGTCAGACTTCAAAGAAAAG GGTGATAGAGTTGTCCTGTTCAGCCAATTTACTATGATGCTGGACATCCTAGAGCTTCTCCTGAAACATCAAGAACATCGATACCTTAGGCTGGATGGAAAGACGCAGATTGCTGACAG gatACATCTGATAGACGAGTTCAATTCCGATATGGGCATCTTTATCTTTTTACTTTCAACTAAAGCTGGGGGTCTTGGGATTAATCTGACCTCAGCCAATGTGGTTATCCTTCATGACATTGACTGTAACCCTTATAATGATAAGCAGGCTGAAGACCGATGCCATAGAGTAGGACAAACTAG AGAAGTGAAAGTTATAAGGCTCATAAGCAAAGGAACTATAGAAGAATCCATGCTCAGAATCAGTCAGCAAAAGTTAAAACTAGAACAAGACATGACTGCAGCAGATGCAG